One genomic segment of Candidatus Babeliales bacterium includes these proteins:
- a CDS encoding ABC-F family ATP-binding cassette domain-containing protein: MINGYNICLEMIEQVIFADISFVFDHDQRIGLVGRNGSGKSTLLKVIAGQQQLDSGAVSIQKGKSIAYLSQDVVLQSDKSIVEETYTAFAYVADLLDEQKKIEAQLDHADDLDELLERYAVVCEKLLHVDQEGMRAEAKKVLMGLGFKPEVFDEPVSTLSVGWKMRIVLAKLLLQKADFYLFDEPTNHLDIVAKEWFLQFLKRAPFGFVLVCHDRYFLNQLCDVIFELERGNGKLYVGDYNDYEQQKAHDEALLEMQYKNQQRDIKQKQEFIDRFKAKASKATVAQSMVKKLEKIERIELPPKAPDINFNFPPIQQSGSTVLKIENVAHSFGEKQIFKNVSFEVQRGKKIALVAANGVGKTTLFNLIAHKLPLETGTITLGYNVHYTVFDQDQTASLAINKTILENITESCPKATEQKVRAFAGSFLFTKDSINKKVGVLSGGEKNRVGMIKVLLQNANLLLLDEPTNHLDIQSKDILLTALNAYQGTILFVSHDQDFVNKLATDVVELSVDGAKEYQGNYELYLYQKQQEAQKAQGAEQVSNKKVSQDKKEAEVISVKKPQSEVKVLERTIQKLEHEITKTENSFADLVFGTPKFADAQKKLTDLKKELAVALAEWENSQS, encoded by the coding sequence ATGATTAACGGTTATAATATTTGTTTAGAAATGATCGAACAGGTCATTTTTGCTGATATTTCCTTTGTTTTTGACCACGATCAACGCATTGGCTTGGTTGGACGGAACGGTTCAGGCAAGTCGACCTTGCTTAAGGTGATAGCAGGACAACAGCAGCTTGATAGTGGTGCTGTTTCCATACAAAAGGGTAAGAGTATTGCATATCTTTCGCAAGATGTGGTTTTGCAATCGGATAAGTCAATTGTAGAAGAAACCTATACAGCATTTGCCTATGTGGCTGATCTATTGGATGAACAAAAGAAGATAGAAGCGCAATTGGACCATGCTGATGATTTGGATGAACTTCTTGAACGCTATGCAGTTGTGTGCGAAAAGTTGCTCCATGTTGATCAGGAAGGTATGCGTGCGGAAGCAAAAAAGGTTTTAATGGGTTTAGGGTTCAAACCAGAAGTGTTTGACGAACCTGTGAGTACTTTGAGCGTTGGTTGGAAAATGCGCATTGTGCTTGCTAAGCTCTTATTACAAAAAGCAGATTTTTATCTGTTTGACGAACCAACTAACCATTTGGATATTGTTGCTAAAGAATGGTTTTTACAATTTTTAAAACGTGCGCCATTTGGTTTTGTTTTAGTCTGCCATGATCGTTATTTTTTGAATCAATTGTGTGATGTTATTTTTGAGCTTGAGCGTGGCAATGGTAAGCTGTACGTTGGTGATTATAATGATTATGAGCAACAAAAAGCTCATGATGAAGCATTGTTAGAGATGCAATATAAAAATCAGCAGCGCGATATCAAACAAAAGCAGGAATTTATTGATCGGTTTAAGGCAAAGGCGAGTAAGGCAACTGTTGCGCAGAGTATGGTCAAGAAACTAGAAAAAATTGAACGGATAGAGTTACCGCCAAAAGCACCTGATATTAATTTTAATTTTCCACCAATTCAACAATCTGGCAGCACAGTGCTCAAAATTGAAAATGTTGCACATTCATTTGGTGAAAAACAAATATTCAAAAATGTTTCTTTTGAAGTTCAGCGCGGTAAAAAAATAGCATTGGTTGCCGCAAACGGTGTGGGTAAAACAACGTTATTTAATTTAATTGCGCATAAGTTACCTCTGGAAACAGGTACAATTACTCTTGGGTATAACGTACACTACACGGTTTTTGATCAGGATCAAACTGCATCGTTGGCGATTAATAAAACTATTTTGGAAAATATTACTGAAAGTTGTCCAAAAGCCACGGAACAAAAAGTTAGAGCATTTGCAGGTTCATTCCTGTTTACAAAAGATTCTATCAATAAAAAAGTTGGAGTGCTCAGCGGTGGTGAAAAAAACCGTGTTGGTATGATCAAAGTATTATTGCAAAACGCTAATCTTTTGCTGCTTGATGAACCGACCAACCATTTGGATATTCAATCAAAAGATATTTTGTTAACTGCATTGAATGCGTATCAAGGTACTATTCTTTTTGTTTCGCATGATCAGGATTTTGTGAATAAACTTGCAACAGATGTTGTTGAGCTTAGTGTTGATGGTGCCAAAGAGTACCAGGGTAATTATGAGCTTTATTTATATCAAAAGCAGCAAGAGGCTCAAAAAGCACAAGGTGCTGAGCAAGTGAGTAATAAAAAAGTAAGCCAAGATAAAAAAGAAGCAGAAGTTATTTCAGTCAAAAAGCCGCAGTCGGAAGTTAAAGTGCTGGAACGCACAATTCAAAAACTTGAACATGAAATTACTAAAACTGAAAATAGCTTTGCCGATCTTGTTTTTGGTACACCCAAGTTTGCTGATGCGCAGAAAAAATTAACCGATTTAAAAAAAGAATTAGCAGTTGCTTTGGCTGAATGGGAAAATAGTCAAAGCTAA
- a CDS encoding PASTA domain-containing protein has product MQNLFRVPEASTPALIGKHIHAILPLITQHNLNIRLIDQKEEADLPEGIILNQTPAAGTTIKPNQPLFIVTTKKPLVARAPHCVGIHIDELNNQLQTEGIHPRMYHLPHPYPEKMCFAQSPQPHEFLEKNRLILYISSGNNKPIIWPDFTNIPLQAVIDFLDNYHIEPHIINNSLYNNDTDTEYVVTDQRPFAGTLLTLDENKPLSVQLRVR; this is encoded by the coding sequence ATGCAAAATTTGTTCCGTGTACCAGAAGCAAGCACACCTGCTCTTATCGGCAAACATATTCATGCAATTCTTCCGCTCATTACGCAACACAATCTTAACATTCGTTTAATTGATCAGAAAGAAGAAGCAGATCTGCCTGAAGGCATCATTCTCAATCAAACGCCTGCAGCAGGAACAACAATTAAGCCCAATCAACCATTGTTCATTGTAACTACTAAAAAACCTCTGGTTGCACGCGCTCCGCATTGTGTTGGAATACATATTGATGAGTTGAACAATCAACTACAAACAGAAGGTATTCACCCTCGCATGTATCACTTGCCACACCCGTATCCAGAAAAGATGTGTTTTGCACAATCACCACAACCACATGAATTTCTTGAAAAAAACAGACTTATTCTGTACATTTCATCGGGAAATAATAAACCAATAATTTGGCCAGATTTTACTAATATACCATTGCAAGCAGTGATCGATTTTTTGGATAATTACCACATAGAGCCACATATTATTAATAATTCTTTATACAACAATGATACAGATACTGAATATGTTGTAACGGATCAACGACCATTTGCAGGAACATTATTAACGTTAGATGAAAACAAACCATTATCGGTACAACTGCGAGTGCGCTAA
- a CDS encoding HAD-IA family hydrolase, whose protein sequence is MNKIHFSPQTHIFLWDLHDVILTKSLWSWFMICMRFKRKKELVNRLDKKIIKIMFTFLLERLKLTKKQMVSEELIKAAQQANNDALIELTIQACSSYTPIKKTVVLMQELSDLGYTHHLGSNIGKTVFDDCTEKFSAIFNLFEGVTIPFEAENAKIIKKPHPNFFHTHATNYNLQPHQIIFIDDKLANVRAAQSIGMHAMHFKNAKDLRKQLISHHILKH, encoded by the coding sequence ATGAATAAAATACACTTTTCACCACAAACTCATATTTTTCTATGGGATCTGCATGATGTTATTTTAACAAAAAGTCTCTGGAGTTGGTTTATGATCTGCATGCGTTTTAAACGTAAAAAAGAATTGGTAAACAGACTGGATAAGAAAATAATAAAAATAATGTTCACTTTTTTACTTGAACGTTTAAAATTAACTAAAAAACAGATGGTCAGTGAAGAATTGATTAAAGCAGCACAGCAAGCAAATAATGATGCTCTCATTGAACTGACAATACAAGCATGTTCCTCATACACTCCTATCAAAAAAACTGTTGTACTTATGCAGGAATTATCCGATCTTGGCTATACACATCACCTTGGATCAAACATCGGCAAAACTGTCTTTGATGATTGCACCGAAAAATTTTCAGCAATTTTCAATCTTTTTGAAGGCGTCACCATCCCCTTTGAGGCTGAAAATGCAAAAATCATCAAAAAACCGCATCCAAACTTTTTCCATACCCATGCTACAAATTATAATTTACAACCACATCAGATCATTTTTATCGATGATAAGTTAGCAAACGTACGTGCTGCACAATCAATCGGCATGCATGCAATGCATTTCAAAAATGCCAAAGATCTGCGTAAACAGCTTATTAGCCACCACATATTAAAACATTAA